The following coding sequences are from one Saprospiraceae bacterium window:
- a CDS encoding 2-oxo acid dehydrogenase subunit E2 has protein sequence MADIIKMPRLSDTMQEGVIRVWHKKVGDKIAPGDVMAEVETDKATMDLEAFQEGVLLHIAVQQGVVPVDGMIAIIGQAGEDISGLLSGQDSKNKAVAEKEPTSAKQEPVDNIQDLPKAEAPADQRIKASPLAKSIAKEKGIDLNQIHGSGDHGRIVKKDVEEIKPSASAPIVQASSSYNKSGDTDIELSQMRKAIARRLSESKNAAPHFYLTSEVDMDQAVIARTQLNGMQETKISFNDMIVKAVAMALRKNPLVNVSWMGEKMVIHHDIHIGVAVAVEEGLIVPVIRNTDQKSLLQIRDEINDKAERAKTRKLQLEEMQGNTFTISNLGMYDVDQFTAIINPPDACILAVGSIVKKPAVKADQIIVSNRMRLTLSCDHRAVDGALGAKFLQSLKQILENPISLAL, from the coding sequence ATGGCGGATATTATTAAAATGCCTAGATTGAGTGACACCATGCAAGAAGGTGTAATCCGGGTTTGGCACAAGAAAGTAGGAGACAAAATTGCGCCTGGTGACGTCATGGCAGAAGTTGAAACGGATAAGGCAACAATGGACCTCGAAGCTTTCCAAGAAGGGGTTCTACTACATATAGCGGTCCAACAAGGTGTGGTCCCTGTAGATGGTATGATTGCTATTATAGGTCAAGCAGGAGAGGATATCAGCGGTTTGTTATCTGGCCAAGATAGTAAAAATAAAGCTGTTGCTGAAAAAGAGCCGACTAGTGCAAAACAAGAACCCGTTGACAATATTCAAGATCTCCCTAAAGCGGAAGCCCCAGCGGATCAAAGAATCAAAGCTTCACCACTTGCTAAGTCGATAGCCAAAGAAAAAGGGATTGATTTGAATCAAATACATGGATCAGGTGACCATGGAAGAATTGTAAAAAAAGATGTCGAAGAGATAAAACCTTCAGCTTCAGCACCAATTGTCCAAGCTTCTTCAAGTTATAACAAAAGTGGCGATACAGACATCGAACTGAGCCAAATGAGGAAAGCCATCGCCAGAAGGCTGAGTGAAAGTAAAAATGCAGCACCTCACTTTTATCTCACCTCAGAGGTTGATATGGATCAGGCGGTGATCGCAAGAACACAATTGAACGGAATGCAAGAAACCAAAATCTCCTTCAATGACATGATTGTGAAAGCAGTTGCAATGGCTTTGAGAAAAAATCCCCTTGTCAATGTATCTTGGATGGGAGAAAAGATGGTTATACACCATGATATCCACATTGGAGTGGCAGTGGCAGTCGAAGAGGGATTGATAGTACCTGTGATTAGAAATACAGACCAGAAAAGTTTATTGCAGATTCGGGATGAAATCAACGACAAAGCAGAAAGAGCCAAAACAAGAAAGCTTCAACTCGAAGAAATGCAAGGCAACACCTTTACCATTTCAAACTTGGGTATGTATGATGTTGACCAATTCACAGCCATTATAAACCCACCGGATGCATGTATTCTGGCTGTTGGTTCTATTGTAAAAAAGCCAGCAGTCAAAGCCGATCAAATCATTGTATCCAATAGAATGAGGCTTACACTCTCCTGCGATCACAGAGCTGTTGATGGAGCCCTGGGAGCTAAGTTTTTGCAAAGTTTAAAACAGATTTTAGAAAATCCAATCAGTTTAGCTCTTTGA
- a CDS encoding OmpA family protein yields MAVFLHTFACVFQIISDLRKRVVYMNQSKITFLFILSLLAMTRMIGQDTTVVVTGDGVDATVSTDSDPVAMWKSGKAKYPPKPKNMWEIGLHGGHYFIDGDVDPALPGYGFGLHIRKAVHYALSLRLDVGYDFAKGLDPQPSGDNLENEPEIFAGYNVANPWFFNYKTQYCYGVIEGVLNIGNILFHKDKNKWNWYLFLGTGLDMNRTYHDLRDANGALYRDLVDKVPTSTFNTRQGRLNIKKGLRSIYDGTYETEAYQKKGIFRINDKDNIHVVFIGGVGVSRKITKRFNVSLEHQMHVTDNDYLDGQKYRTKVDQTNQNDMQHYTNLRLAFNLGSFKKRVEPLYWVNPFDPIYNDISELKQRPVFDLSDSDQDGVIDMLDQEQDTPAGSPVDTRGITLDSDNDGMADYKDEEPYSPPGYQVNEKGIAQLPVQPQITEEEIGRMIDKKVGSMGTPSGPGGTTIINNNNTTGGTTNNPGNTGGVTNNSGGVVYSGSGLSDWFLPMIHFNLDEYCVKSQYLGQLHNVAQVMISHPELSVTAFGHTDVRNSNAYNNVLSYNRAKAAIEYLVTKYNLPRERFKLMYGGEETPLGNNNYMNRRVEFRISKPEDVDMGRPEGPEAGDCHKKRMRKAGAVKTDSGTDADKKSGY; encoded by the coding sequence ATGGCTGTATTTTTGCATACTTTTGCTTGTGTATTCCAAATCATAAGTGATTTGAGAAAAAGAGTTGTATATATGAATCAGAGTAAAATAACATTCCTATTCATACTCTCCTTGTTGGCGATGACAAGGATGATCGGACAGGATACTACTGTTGTGGTCACCGGTGACGGAGTAGATGCAACTGTGTCTACGGATTCAGATCCAGTAGCTATGTGGAAATCCGGTAAAGCGAAATATCCACCAAAACCAAAAAATATGTGGGAAATTGGTCTCCATGGAGGGCATTACTTCATCGATGGTGATGTTGACCCTGCTCTTCCCGGTTATGGATTCGGTTTGCATATTAGAAAGGCTGTGCATTATGCTCTATCTCTCCGTTTAGATGTAGGCTATGATTTCGCAAAAGGATTGGATCCTCAACCTTCTGGTGACAATTTGGAGAACGAACCTGAAATATTTGCAGGCTACAACGTTGCTAATCCTTGGTTTTTCAATTATAAGACACAATATTGTTATGGTGTGATTGAGGGCGTTTTGAATATTGGAAACATTTTGTTTCATAAAGACAAGAATAAATGGAACTGGTACCTTTTCTTAGGTACTGGACTTGATATGAATAGAACTTATCACGATTTAAGAGACGCCAATGGTGCTTTATATCGTGACCTTGTAGATAAAGTACCGACATCTACTTTTAATACTCGTCAAGGAAGGTTAAATATTAAAAAAGGTCTTCGAAGTATTTATGACGGAACTTATGAGACTGAAGCTTATCAGAAAAAAGGTATTTTCCGCATTAATGATAAAGACAATATACATGTTGTATTTATTGGAGGAGTAGGTGTTTCAAGGAAAATTACAAAGAGGTTTAACGTTTCGTTGGAACATCAAATGCACGTCACTGACAACGATTATCTGGATGGCCAAAAATATCGTACAAAAGTGGACCAGACAAATCAAAATGATATGCAACATTACACCAATCTTAGATTGGCATTTAACTTGGGATCTTTCAAGAAGAGAGTGGAACCTTTGTATTGGGTTAATCCTTTTGATCCGATTTACAATGATATTTCTGAGTTAAAGCAAAGACCAGTATTTGATCTTTCCGATAGTGACCAAGATGGAGTTATAGATATGTTGGATCAAGAACAAGACACTCCGGCGGGTTCACCTGTCGATACCAGAGGTATTACTTTAGACAGCGACAATGATGGGATGGCTGATTATAAAGATGAAGAGCCATATTCACCACCGGGATACCAAGTCAATGAAAAGGGTATAGCTCAACTACCAGTTCAACCTCAGATTACAGAAGAAGAGATTGGCCGCATGATTGACAAAAAAGTAGGTAGCATGGGTACTCCATCAGGACCAGGCGGTACCACAATAATCAATAATAATAATACAACTGGAGGAACTACCAATAACCCGGGAAACACAGGTGGGGTTACGAATAATAGTGGTGGAGTAGTATATTCAGGTTCAGGTTTAAGTGATTGGTTCCTTCCAATGATTCACTTCAATTTAGATGAATACTGTGTAAAGTCACAATATTTGGGCCAATTACACAATGTTGCGCAGGTCATGATATCACATCCCGAGCTGAGCGTGACTGCATTTGGGCACACGGATGTTAGAAATTCAAATGCTTACAACAATGTGTTGTCTTACAACAGAGCGAAAGCAGCAATCGAGTACTTAGTTACAAAGTATAATTTGCCAAGAGAAAGATTCAAATTGATGTACGGTGGAGAGGAAACTCCACTTGGAAACAATAATTATATGAACAGGAGAGTGGAATTCCGAATCAGCAAACCAGAAGATGTTGATATGGGAAGACCTGAAGGACCTGAAGCAGGGGATTGCCACAAAAAGCGTATGAGAAAAGCCGGTGCAGTGAAAACTGATTCCGGAACAGATGCAGATAAGAAATCAGGATATTAA